TGGGCGGCGATCCGCTATGTATATAGAGGTTATCAAACAAACAATTTTCGGCATCCATCATACCGAAAGTCTTAAAATTTACAGCATAAGATAACAGTTATAAAGCAAAACTGTGATTTTTTTGAATTATTTTATGGTAAACCAGCCACAAACCGACAATCATTTTCTGTTTATATAAAACTACCTTTCTTATTTGTATCCAATATATTAATAATGCCATATGCTTAATTTGTTCATGTCCGGGGATTTAAACGAACAACTTCAATTTATTAAATAGTTTTTCATGTGTTGAAGTCAGGGTGCTCGATAAAAAAATTTAATGAATATCAGGCACAAATCATTATTCCGCTTAACCTGTGCATTTTGTCCGAATTGAAATCGGAATTAGTGTCCGAAATGGATCGGAATAGTGTCCGAATTGAAATCGGAACAATCAGGTTTTTCTAAATCATGTGATTTTCTCGTGAGGCAACATGCGGGGAATAATAGTTGACGTTTACCTATATAACTTAAAAAAATTTACAAGCCTTTTTAGAGAAAGAAAATGATACGACCAAGGAAAAATGGATACACTCTTTTCTAAAATGTGCTCATGAATCAAGCAATTAAATGGTTCATATTTTCTGTAAATGTATTATATTAACAGTAAAATGGAACCGTTCATTATGAACAACATTATCAAATATTTTCTTGATCACAGTGGATATGCCCGTATGCAGGATCTCAAAGAGGCTTCTTTTCATACGCGCGATATTGCGAAACTACTCAAAGAAGGTAAGATAGAAAAAATCAAACCTGGCTATTACCGGCTGACAGACATGAATCATCCGGATCATATTCCACAAAGTTTTATTGATATAGCCCATCTGATACCCAAAGGAGTGATTTGTCTTCTGTCAGCACTTGAATACTACAACCTGACAACTTTTAATCCACCTGAAGTCTATGTGGCAATTCCTCAGTCGGAAAAATTTCCGAAAATGAAATATCCCCCTATTAGAGGATATTATTTTCCGAAGCGGTTTTATTCCGAAGGG
This window of the Candidatus Neomarinimicrobiota bacterium genome carries:
- a CDS encoding type IV toxin-antitoxin system AbiEi family antitoxin domain-containing protein, whose amino-acid sequence is MYYINSKMEPFIMNNIIKYFLDHSGYARMQDLKEASFHTRDIAKLLKEGKIEKIKPGYYRLTDMNHPDHIPQSFIDIAHLIPKGVICLLSALEYYNLTTFNPPEVYVAIPQSEKFPKMKYPPIRGYYFPKRFYSEGIEYIESNNIKIKIYSAEKSIADMFRYRKKLGEDIAIEALKTYLARKGANINRLYEYAETCQVKTVMNPYIKAIVG